A segment of the Leptospirillum ferriphilum genome:
TGATAGAGGAGGGCGTATCGTTCCCGGGTCCCGTAGACGGCCCCCGCCTCTTCTCCCCAGAGATCAAAAGCCCGGGAGACAGGAGGAGAGGAGCGAAGAATTTTTTCAAACATCCCGTTCAGACGCCCCTCCTTCCTTTTTAACGGGCGGCCTCCAAACATGATGTTTCGAAGCCGTCTTCCACAGGATCCACCCTCTGGTGAATCCGTCCCCTTTTTTCCGGAGAAACCCCGTTCCCAGAGCCATTCCTCCCACCATCACCAAAAGGCTTGCGACCGGCACACCAAAGAAAAAAACCGCAACGAACAAAAGGAAAAAGGGAAAAATGTCGAGAGGAACGCGCACTCCTCCAATCCGGGGCGGGTCCAGAACCCCCCGGGGAATTTTTGGACCGGTCATCAAAATCCCGCCCATGTGGTGAGCGTGTCCCAGATGGCTTTGGACATCAGCACAAGGGAACCGCCCGCAATGGTCATGACGCCCTGGCGGATCCCGTCGGCGTCATGGGACTTCATGGCAAAGCCGGCCCGGGCCATGCCCAGAATGAAGAGGAATCCCCCGAGGCCATACACGACGAAATTGGCGATATTGTTGGCAAAGGTTGTGATGAGGGAGTTTTCCCCATAATTCTGGATAAAAAGGGTCACTTTCTCTGGATGCATGCAATGGTTCCTCCTTGGAAAAAAGTGATGTACAAGAAGCATGCCACATCAAAAAGAGGAAAAGACGCCATTCGCATCGCCCCACAAGGCTTTCGCAAGTCAAAACTGGTGTCTTCCCCTCTGCTCTTCTTCCCGGACATGGGACACGGTCGTTTCTTTCCGGTCCCGTTTGGCTTGATGAGAACAAGAATCGGTCTCATTTGAAAAACGGTTGCGTATCGGGGGGCTTTCCCGACTACAATAGAAAGGAGAATGATCAACGCCCGGAATGTGTTCCGGAGCAGAAACCCACGGAGGCTGCATGGCGGAAACGATGATCGGATGGGC
Coding sequences within it:
- a CDS encoding TrbC/VirB2 family protein, whose amino-acid sequence is MHPEKVTLFIQNYGENSLITTFANNIANFVVYGLGGFLFILGMARAGFAMKSHDADGIRQGVMTIAGGSLVLMSKAIWDTLTTWAGF